The nucleotide window TTGAGGTCGTCATAGATGAAGTTAAGAAGCTTGGGGCTAAGGAGATCAAGGTTGCATGCTTAGCTATGAAACCCTGGACTTCCGTAGTTCCAGATTACTACGTGTTTAGAACTGACAAATGGATAGTATTTCCATGGGAGGAGTTTCCAGTAATTGAAAAGGGATAACTTCTTTACCCCTTTTTCCACTCAATATAGTTATTATCAAAAATTTTAAATATTAAATTCAACAAAATACTCATGGTGGCTACATAATGTTTAGAAAAATTATCGTAATAATATTTGGAATATTAGTAATAACAGAAGTGATAATTATGCCAGGAACAGCAAAGGCTGATATAAAGGCAACTTCTGTCACAGTCCCTAACACTCCGCAAGACCTCTTTGTTTCTCAACTAAAAGAGAAGGGTTACCTATTTTTTAAAGGGAACAACTCAATTAAATTAGCCCAAGGAGTACTAGAGAAATTAGGAAAAAATATGACGATTTCTTTCAACGTTTCTGCTCTTAAAAATAGGGATATAGCTTTTGTAGGGATCGCACTAAGACCCCTTGGAAAGAAGTACATAACAATGCTTTATGTAGTAGAGGGACAATGCGATGTTAATGATGTTAAAGAGTTTCTTAGGGAAAGAATCACATTCCTTAGGGAACCTTTAATAATGAGTGCAGATAGAGACTGGAAATTCATCGGAAGTACAACTTGGAAAGTTAAGTACACTTCCCAATATGGGGGTCAAGTATATCACGCAATAAGGGTTAAATATTACTACACAACTTCAACTTCTGGACAATATGCATACCTTGCTGAGATATCTCACATCGGAGATGTAGATAGAAAATACCTCGCCCTAAAAGAGCTCTATACCCAAGTAAATGTTCCCATCCAAAATGCATGGTTCGAAGACTTTTTACCCTTCGGCCATGGAGGTCCACAGACACAGTACTATGAGGAGAAAAGTTTTAGCTACGATATGTTTAGTGGCGATCTAACATATTATGCTTCAGCCGGATATTCTATATCAACGAACGATGGCTATTATTTTAAGTGGGAGGCTCATTCTAGAAATCCAAACTGGGACTTCCGTGTTAGATGGTACGACTTTAAGAAGAAAACTTGGTATGGAAGTGACTTTGCCTGGGGAGTTGGATTTAAAACTACAAGTTCAGTTATAGAAATCGTTGAAAGTGGTAATAAAAACGCAGCCTTTAGATACACGGCCAGAGGAAGCTTCTATGTGCGAGCAATGAGTGGAGCAATTAGAACGGTGGCTCCACCCAGCATAACCTTCACGAATTTTGTGAATCCTCATGGGATGAGAGAAGACTAAAATGTTTATAATCCTTAAAGACTACTCCCCACACATGAGGGCGTTCATAGCTATAGACGTTAGCGAAGAAGTCAGGGACTCTCTCATTAAAGCTCAAGAATTTATAGGAACAAGGGATGCAAAGATAAAGTTCGTTGAGAGGGAAAATCTCCACATAACCCTAAAGTTCCTGGGGGAGATTGACGAGGCGACTGCTCAAGAGATAAAGGAGATTCTAGCTGAGATAGCCAAGAGGCATAAGAAGCATGAAGTTAGAGTCAAGGGAATCGGCGTATTTCCGAATCCCAACTATATAAGGGTGATTTGGGCCGGAGTGGAGAACGACGAGGAGATAAGGAAGATAGCAGAGGAGATAGATAAAGCCCTTTCAAAGCTCGGCTTCAAGAGAGAGGAAAAATTTATTCCACACGTTACAATAGGAAGGGTAAAGTTCGTTAAAGATAAGCTTGGTCTGGCGGAGAAACTCAGGGAATTATCAAACGAGGACTTCGGAACGTTCAGGGTTGAAGCTATAGAGCTAAAGAAGAGCACCTTAACTCCAAAGGGGCCAATTTATGAAACCCTCGCAAGGTTTGAGCTTAGCGACTAGGTGCTTAAGATGACCCTGAAAGAGGTCTTGGAAAGTATAAAACCAAAGGACGAGGAAAGAAAGAAGGTTAAACTAATAATGGATGAGCTTAGGGGAATAGCCCAGGAAGTAATCGAGGAGAGTGGAGAGGAAATAGAGGTTAAATTCGTCGGTTCTCTAGCCAAGGACACCTACCTTTCAGGAGATCACGACATAGACATGTTCCTAGCGTTTCCACTCTCAATTCCAGTGGAGAAGTTAAAGAGTAAAGGACTTGAAATAGCAGAGTCAATAGGGAAAAGGCTTGAAAGCTATGAGATTTCCTATGCGGAGCATCCCTACGTCAGGGGAGTCTACAAGGGTTACCAAGTTGACATAGTCCCATGCTACAACGTTAGGGATTGGAGGGAAGTTAGAACAGCCGTCGACAGGTCGATACTTCACACCGAGTGGGTTCTGAAGAACATCAAGGGCAAAAACGACGAGGTTAGGCTACTAAAGAGATTCTTGAAGGGGATTAACGCTTACGGAAGCGAGGTCTATAGGAGGGGATTCTCAGGTTACTTAGCCGAGATACTCGTCATAAAGTTTGGCTCATTCCTCAAGGTTCTGGAAAAGGCCGACTTCATGCTCAGGCAGAAGATAATAGACCCAGAGAACTGGCTAAAGAGGGAACCTGAAATAGCCATGAAAACCGTAAAGAGGGAGATAGAGGAGGATAAGCCGATAATAGTTATAGACCCGGTTGACCCCAGGAGAAACGTTGCGGCCAACTTGAGCTGGGAGAGGTATGGCCTCTTCTACTTCAAGGCCAGGGAATTCCTAACAAAGCCCTCTACGGAGTTATTCTTCCCCAGGGATAAAAAGGGCAACTACTTAGAAGTCCTTAGGAGAAAGGGAACCCACCTTGTAACCCTAACCTTTGAACCGCCGAACTTGGTTGATGATATAATAATCCCCCAGGTTGAGAGAACCGCAAAAGGCCTCGCTAGACAGCTCGAACTTGAAGGATTTAGAGTTCTAGGTATAGACTACGGGAGGGATTTCATCTTCCTTGAGGTTGAAGAGATTGAGAGGCCGAGGATTAAGATAAAGAAGGGGCCCCTGTACTTTACCCACCATGGTTTAAGGTTCTTCGATAAGAACGATATAGTTTGGATAGAGGGAAAGGAGCTTGCATCTGAGAAAAGCTCCCTGGGGTTTATAGTTGACGTTCTAGAGGACATATTGAGGAAGGGCCAGTTTTCAGCTGGAAAGAACGTGAAAGATGCTATCGTAGGGGCTAACATAATTATCGACTTCGTTCCCAAAGCCCTTGCCCAGGAAGCTTACCTCTTCCTCTCCAGAGAGAAGTTTAGGGTGAAGTGATGTCCTCAATTGAAAGCCCATATTTCCTCACATCGAACTTTTCCTCCTCGAGGTTCACGGAAACCACGAAGGCCGTTCCGTTCTCAACCTCGTCTAAGGGTATGAAAGTATAAAGTTCCAACGTAGAGGACATCATTGCAAATAAGTCAGCGCTATAGAAGCTCATTATCCTCATGTAGTTCTTGCTTAATGGATCATCCAAATACTCCTCGGACATGTAAGCTGTTCCAAAGGCCTTAACTTCTCCTCCAGGTGTCACCAGGATTCCTCCCGTGTTGAGGGACGTCCTCACCGTCGGCTTTAGAAGGGCTAGCCTTTCAACTATGTCCTCATCGCTAGTTGACCCTATGAAGAGAGACAAATACAAACCCGCAAGGTAAGAGTCCGAGACTTCTTCGTACTTATCCTTGGGAAGCTTCAAACCTTCTAATAGCAGTTCTTTTAAAAGGTCTCCATTGTGCATGAAGTAAAGCTGATATCCATGTGGACTTGCATAAGAGAACGGCTGAGCATTAAAGGAATTCACCTTTCCCTGACTCGCGGCCCTTGAGTGAAGGATTAAAACGCCAAAGTCAGGCAACTTCTCCAAAAGATTGTTGGCTTCTTCATCCTCAAATATTGGCTTACTCGACTTATAGTGGATTATTGAGCCGTTAGAAACTAGAACGTATCCCCATCCGTCCTTATGCTGATTTCCCCTCCCCCTAGCGGCTTTATAAGGATCGTCCTTCGAGGCCTTTATCAAGGCCTCAACAAGGGGACGCATTCTATATCCATTACCAACTGCTAGGAGAATCCTACACATCCCTATCCCCACATGTTTTTATTTAAAGGAAACATTAAGTTTTCCTTGTGATGATAGAGATTATCAAGGACATCCAGAGGAAGCTTAGGAACCACAGGGAAGTGTACATTTCAAATGAGGAGGCCGTTAAGCAACATATAATCCTTCCAATACTCTCATCCCTAGGGTGGAAGATAGATGATCCTGAGGAAGTGAGACCCGAGGAAAAGACCAGCGAGGGAAGGGCAGATTACGCATTGATAAAGGATGGAAAAGTTGTAGCCTTCATAGAGGCCAAGAACCTAAGCGTTAATCCAGCAAAGGCCGTCCAACAGCTGGCAAAGTACTGCTTCGACATGGGCGTTGAAGTTGGAATAGTTAGCAATGGGAGGGTATGGCTAATAGTCAAGGCATTCGAGCCTGGAAAGGAGGCAAAGGACAGGGTAATCACCACAATAGATATCGTGGAGGAGCCTCCAGAAAGGATAATCGTGAAGCTCTCGTGCCTAAAGAAAGACAGAATCGAGAAGGCTATTGAGATTTGTGAGGTTTTGAACTCGTTAGATAATAACGTTAAGAGGCTCAAAGCCTTTGGAATCAGCGAAGGTGATGTTGCGAATTACATTCTAACGATTTCCATAAGAAGGGCATATCCGCCAGAAATATCCCACCCCTCCGACAAAATAACAGGAGTATATATTTTTCACGAGGGCAAATGGAGGTACCTTCCGATTCCACACGGGACTCTCAAAGATGCCCTAATGGCCCTTATGAGCTATCTCTCGGAGTACGAGGATGAAGAGGAGAGAAAGATAATTAAGAGGGCCATAGCCGAGATATCAATGAGGAACATCTCGGGGGAGAAGATAATAGCATTGATAAAGGCGATAGAAAAAGAGAAAAACATTAAAGTTTTGATAGCGTTATAGCCATGGGATTTCGCTCTTTATCTTCCACATCCCAAGAAGTTTCCTGCTACCCCAAGTTGCCTGGATTTCAAATGCAACTATCATATCTTCGTAGATGTCTATAACGTTGAAGCTGTTGCCAAAGGGATTTCTATGGAGCTCCCAGCTTATGCTACCTGCGTTTATTATAGGACTTTTCTCAACCTTTACGGCGTTTGAATTGCCACCATGACCCGTCAAAGTGAGTTCAGTTTTCTTATCAGTTATTATCTTGAGGACATTACCGGCATCCTCTAGGTAGCCTATCTCCCTAACCCCAGGGACGGGGACGAGATTGTGGTGCATGACTATTATCCTGAACTTCTCCTCGAAGTCATCCAAGAGACGAGAGAGCATTTTCTGTCCAGTCCTTCCAACAACTCCTATTTGAGTCTCGTACTGAGCCGAGAGGATTGGTATGAAGACGAAGTCTCCCCTCTCAACTATCTCCGGCTCCCCAAAGTACTCCTTGAAGAGTTCATAGCCGAGATAAGAGATGTCGTTGTGCCCAGGGACTATTATCTTTTCGGCCTTCACCTTCTCGTAATATTCAAGGGCCATCTCGAAGTACCTTTCTATCCCCTTCTCCACAACGTCTCCACAGTGAACGACGATATCTGGCTTGTACTTCTCGTTTATGGCCCTTATAGCGTTCTCAAGGGTCCTCTTCCTAAAGTAGACCCTGTCAGATACGTTGCTCTCAGAGACATGAACTATCCTAAGAAGCCGCCTCCCCCTCGGTATGAATATCTTCGGCCTTATCGGCTTATGCTCTTTCTCCTCTTCATCCCCCGTTAGCCTCCTTATGACGACCTTCACCTTGTCCTTGGTTATCTTCACTATATTGTAACTATTGACGTCACCTTTCCTCGTCTTCCTACAGGAGGCGCAACCGGCGTTATCAACGACGAGGTCTTCAACCCTGTAAACGTTTGGAACGTGCTTGTGTCCGCACATGTAAAGTGTTACATCATGGCTAAGCAGTAAATCCAGGACGTCACCAGCGTTAAAGAGAACGTTTCTCTCCCTTCCAGTATCTGGAAGTGGGACGAGGTGGTGATGGGCTGCAACTATTTTTATTTTCTTATGACTGTACTCCTCAAGCTTCGCCTTCAGCCACTTGAACTTGTAACCTCCGACCCTTCCATCGCTCAAATCAGGAATAGTTGAATCGAGCCAAATTATTACCCCATCCTTGAACTCGTAAACCCCTATCAGCGGCCCTATGTACTTCTCGAATAGCTCATAACCAACGTTCCTCGCATCGTGATTTCCTGGGGCAACTATCAGGGGCTTCTCTATCTTCTTTAGTAAATAACTGGCGTGCTCGTACTCCTCCCTGAGACCGTTGTTGGTTACGTCCCCAGTGTGGATTACCAAGTCAAAGGGTCTAGTGTTTATCTCGTTCGCTATTAGGTCGTAGGCATAAGACTTGAATGCAACTTCATTCGTTATGTGGGTATCGCTTATGTGAGCTATTAGCATTTTCATCACTCCGTCGAGATCGCTGTCTCGAGCCTCCTCCTACTCGCCTCTAGGAGGTCACTCAATGTGAATATTCCAACTATCTTGCCCTCATCTTCGATTAGAATATGCTTTATCCTGTGCTCTGACATCTTCTTGAGAACGTCCCCGAGGGGAGTATTTGCATTAACTGTGATTAACTCTTTCGTCATTATCTCCTTGACAGGAATGTCGTAAGAGAGTCCTGGGACTATTACTCTCCTTATTATGTCGCTCTTCGTGAAGAAGCCTACGACGTTTCCCTCATCGTCCACGACGACAAGGGAACCAACGTCAAACTCCATCATCAGTTTAGAGGCCTCTTGAACCGTTGTATCTGGCTTAACACCCATCAGTTTTTTCGTCATATAAACCTTTATTGGAGCCTTAACGTCCATAGGCCCTCCCTAAATATAACATTCCGCCAAAATCATTATGAAGGTTTCGGAAATCTTAATAATTCCTATGCCAAAACTTTTCCAGGTGATGGAGCGTGACGAGAAAGCTATACTATGAGGACGCTTACCTTAAGGAGGCTAAAGCGAAGGTTGTTGAGATAAAAGATAACGCCCTTCTTCTCGACCAAACGATATTCTACCCAACGGGTGGAGGACAGCCCCATGATAGGGGAACTATAAACGGAGTTGAGGTTTTAGATGTGTACAAGGACGAAGAGGGAAACGTTTGGCACGTCGTTAAAGAGCCAGAGAAGTTCAAGGTCGGGGATGAGGTTGAGCTAAAAATAGACTGGGACTATAGGTACAAGCTCATGAGAATTCATACTGGCCTACACTTGCTTGAGCACGTGTTGAATGAAGTTCTTGGAGAGGGGAAGTGGGAACTGGTAGGGAGCGGAATGAGTGTCGAGAAGGGAAGGTACGACATAGCTTATCCTGAGAACCTCAACAAGTACAAGGAGCAGATAATAAGCTTATTTAACAAGTACGTGGACGAAGGCGGGGAAGTGAAGATATGGTGGGAAGGTGAAACGAGGTACACCCAGATAAGGGACTTCGAGGTAATACCCTGTGGCGGAACTCACGTTAAGGATATCAAAGAGATAGGGCATATAAAGAAGCTCAAAAGGTCGAGCATAGGGAGGGGGAAACAGAGGCTTGAGATGTGGCTTGAATGAGAGGTGGAGTTCTTGACGATAGAGCTTCATCCAAGCGAGGTTGCTAGGTTCTTCGAGCTGGAGGAGTGCCCCAGATTTCTAATTCTTTTAGAAAGGAGAAAGAAAGGCGAACTAAGGGAGTTCATGCATATAATCCGGAGAAAGGAAGAGGAAAACAAGGCTTTAACTAAGTGGGGAAATGAGTTCGAGCTTGAAATACTTCAAGAGCTCTCGAAAAAGTTTGACTTCCCATTTTATGGGTTCTTTAAACTTGAGGAAGATAAAACAGCAAAGAGGTTTATCCAGAAGTACTACCCTGGGAATGCCATCGAATTCAAGGATTTCGAGGGAGCTTATGAAATGTTCAGGGAACTGCTGAATCTTGATAGAGTGTTGATATACCAAGCCCCACTTGCGGGCAAAATAGGGAAGTTCCAGCTTAAGGGGTTCTCAGATTTTATCATCAAGGATGGGAACACCTACTACATCTTAGAGGCCAAGTTCACGAAGGAGGAAAAGCTTCCACACAGGCTCCAAGCCGTAATGTACGCTATGCTACTGAGAAAAATAGTGGAGGGAAACATAAAGCTCGCAGTTATAACTAAGGAAAGGTTTCCGTGGCCAAATGAATTCCTAAGCTTTCCCGATGATGTCCTCGAATTCGTGGATACCATCGAAGAGAAGTTAAACTTGGAGATAAAATGGAGCGAGCCCTGGATAACGGCTAGATGTACGACTTGCCAATTTGAACCTCTGTGCCTCTCGGAAGCTTTAGAGAAGAGAAGCCTCGGGCTCCTGGGAATAGGGCCAGCGGACAAAAAGGTTTTCGAGGAAGTAGGAATAAGAAGGATAGAAGACCTAGCTAAGCTCATAGAGTTTCCAAGCAACAGTCCAACGGATTTCTCGGAGCTTAGAATAAACAATCAGAATGCCTTAACAGAGATAAGCAGGAGGACAGGTTTGAACGTTCCACGGCTCGTCAGAATAGCCCAGGCCGTTACGCAGGAAAGAAGAGGAATAGTTGAGAGGATGTACATTCCCAGGACTGGCTACAATTTGCCTTACGATGATGGGAAACTAGTTAAGGTATTCCTGTACGTTCAGAACAGCCCAATAACGGACACTCTGATAGGGATATCGGCGTTGATTAAGTCAAGGGTAGGCGAGAGGCTGGTAACAGAAATCGTTGATGAGCCTCCTCTTGATATTGAAAAAGGCCTGATTGAAGAGAGAGAAATGCTTGAAAGGTTCTTTAAAGATGTCATCCAAGCCATTAAAGACCTCTCCCCAACTGACGAGGTTTACCCACACCTATACTTCTACACGAGGGGCCAAAGGGAAGCTCTAGTCGATGCCGTTAGAAGGCACAGGGAACTATGGTGGAGCAAACCCATAAGAGCCTTGTTAAGTTTAAGGAGAGCAATTGACTGGGAGGGTTTCTCAATAATCAAGGACGAGCTGATAGAAAGGCATGCCCTACCCTTTGCTCAGGGTTTGGGAATTATACCTGTATCAATACAGTTCGGATACAGGTGGAAAGACAACGAATCGTTCAGGGAGATATTGGAGGTGCTAGCTAGGAAGGATGGAGACGCTTTGGATTTAAGAAGGCTATATAGCGTAACTGACGTAGATCCTCTTAGTGGGGAGTATTACCCAGCACTAAATAGGGATGATGATGAGATACCCTTCACGCCATTCTGGAGGGCCCTAGTTGATGAAAGAAGGAAAGACCTAAAGAACATTCTCTCCCAAGTTGTTAAGGCAATTGCAAAGATAGAGGAAAGCATTCCAGAGAGGTACAAAGAGTATGTAGAAAAACCGGGGATTCCTAGGGGAGAACTTGAGACGTTTGACATTGAAGATGGAAGTTTAGCGAAGGTGCTCCGAGAGTACTTGCTCTTAGAGTTTCATACAAGGAAAGGCCAGCTTGAAAAGTACTACCGCCTACCCGAGGAGATTAGAGCTTACTCTGAGAAGTCAGCCATAGTGAGAATTGAGAGGATCGAAAGAAGGGTCAACGGAGATTGCGTAATTAGGGGAAAAATTGTTCTGCCAAGTGAAAATGGATTCAAGGAATATTCCCCGGAAGAAGTCCTAGTCGATATAGATGAAGACTCCTGGGTATGTGTAACTCCCCTGGGTGCATTCTCTAATGGAGATCCAGCCAAGATAATAAAACGCTCACCCCTTGGAGTTGTTGAGTACCTAAACCATGAAAACGGTTCCATAGCAATAAAGTTTGTAAGGATTCCCCCAGGAAGATTCACTTTTGGACACTCAACCGTGGAATGTAGAAACGGGAGAGTCAAAATTTCAGACAGAAAGTTGTACATTGGAGATTACGTCATCTTGGATCCAGCCATAGACGATATAGGGATGTCCAGAAGTTACGAGGTTTTAGAGAACATAGACGACGAAGAACACGAGATCTACGAGTTCCTAAAGAACATATACGAGGGGAATATCAACGTCAATCCAAAAGTTAAACTCTGGAAAAAGGAGCACATAGAAGAGTTTCTAAGTCTCCTTGACCATCTAAACGAGGATCAGAGAAAATTTGTCCTTGATATAGACCACAGAATAGTAACCCTCCAAGGACCCCCAGGAACTGGAAAAACCTCGGGAGCCATAGCCCCAGCAGTTCTCGCTAGGGCTTATTCAACTATAAAGCAAGGAAAGAGTGCCCTATTCATAGTAACTGCACTCTCCCACAGGGCAGTTAACGAAGCCCTAATCAGGACATATAGACTCAAAGAGGAATTAAAGAACATTAAAGAGCTGAAAAATGTGGAGCTGATAAGGGGAGTTTCCGGGGAGGAAGCTATCGAACCAATGAAAAGAGAGTTAGGGGGAATAAAAGTCGATATAAGGGCACGCTTTACATTTTCAAAGAGCACACTTTTCCCAACTGTAAAGATTCTCTTCGCGACGCCTCAAACGGTGTTTAAACTCGTTAAAAATTACGAAGCAGACCTAGTGGTGATAGATGAAGCGAGCATGATGGATTTACCAATGTTCTTACTGGCAACGAAGAATGCTAAGGG belongs to Pyrococcus abyssi GE5 and includes:
- the thpR gene encoding RNA 2',3'-cyclic phosphodiesterase; the encoded protein is MRAFIAIDVSEEVRDSLIKAQEFIGTRDAKIKFVERENLHITLKFLGEIDEATAQEIKEILAEIAKRHKKHEVRVKGIGVFPNPNYIRVIWAGVENDEEIRKIAEEIDKALSKLGFKREEKFIPHVTIGRVKFVKDKLGLAEKLRELSNEDFGTFRVEAIELKKSTLTPKGPIYETLARFELSD
- the cca gene encoding CCA tRNA nucleotidyltransferase, which codes for MTLKEVLESIKPKDEERKKVKLIMDELRGIAQEVIEESGEEIEVKFVGSLAKDTYLSGDHDIDMFLAFPLSIPVEKLKSKGLEIAESIGKRLESYEISYAEHPYVRGVYKGYQVDIVPCYNVRDWREVRTAVDRSILHTEWVLKNIKGKNDEVRLLKRFLKGINAYGSEVYRRGFSGYLAEILVIKFGSFLKVLEKADFMLRQKIIDPENWLKREPEIAMKTVKREIEEDKPIIVIDPVDPRRNVAANLSWERYGLFYFKAREFLTKPSTELFFPRDKKGNYLEVLRRKGTHLVTLTFEPPNLVDDIIIPQVERTAKGLARQLELEGFRVLGIDYGRDFIFLEVEEIERPRIKIKKGPLYFTHHGLRFFDKNDIVWIEGKELASEKSSLGFIVDVLEDILRKGQFSAGKNVKDAIVGANIIIDFVPKALAQEAYLFLSREKFRVK
- a CDS encoding class II glutamine amidotransferase, producing the protein MCRILLAVGNGYRMRPLVEALIKASKDDPYKAARGRGNQHKDGWGYVLVSNGSIIHYKSSKPIFEDEEANNLLEKLPDFGVLILHSRAASQGKVNSFNAQPFSYASPHGYQLYFMHNGDLLKELLLEGLKLPKDKYEEVSDSYLAGLYLSLFIGSTSDEDIVERLALLKPTVRTSLNTGGILVTPGGEVKAFGTAYMSEEYLDDPLSKNYMRIMSFYSADLFAMMSSTLELYTFIPLDEVENGTAFVVSVNLEEEKFDVRKYGLSIEDITSP
- a CDS encoding type I restriction endonuclease, with the translated sequence MIEIIKDIQRKLRNHREVYISNEEAVKQHIILPILSSLGWKIDDPEEVRPEEKTSEGRADYALIKDGKVVAFIEAKNLSVNPAKAVQQLAKYCFDMGVEVGIVSNGRVWLIVKAFEPGKEAKDRVITTIDIVEEPPERIIVKLSCLKKDRIEKAIEICEVLNSLDNNVKRLKAFGISEGDVANYILTISIRRAYPPEISHPSDKITGVYIFHEGKWRYLPIPHGTLKDALMALMSYLSEYEDEEERKIIKRAIAEISMRNISGEKIIALIKAIEKEKNIKVLIAL
- a CDS encoding metallophosphoesterase family protein yields the protein MLIAHISDTHITNEVAFKSYAYDLIANEINTRPFDLVIHTGDVTNNGLREEYEHASYLLKKIEKPLIVAPGNHDARNVGYELFEKYIGPLIGVYEFKDGVIIWLDSTIPDLSDGRVGGYKFKWLKAKLEEYSHKKIKIVAAHHHLVPLPDTGRERNVLFNAGDVLDLLLSHDVTLYMCGHKHVPNVYRVEDLVVDNAGCASCRKTRKGDVNSYNIVKITKDKVKVVIRRLTGDEEEKEHKPIRPKIFIPRGRRLLRIVHVSESNVSDRVYFRKRTLENAIRAINEKYKPDIVVHCGDVVEKGIERYFEMALEYYEKVKAEKIIVPGHNDISYLGYELFKEYFGEPEIVERGDFVFIPILSAQYETQIGVVGRTGQKMLSRLLDDFEEKFRIIVMHHNLVPVPGVREIGYLEDAGNVLKIITDKKTELTLTGHGGNSNAVKVEKSPIINAGSISWELHRNPFGNSFNVIDIYEDMIVAFEIQATWGSRKLLGMWKIKSEIPWL
- a CDS encoding CBS domain-containing protein; the protein is MDVKAPIKVYMTKKLMGVKPDTTVQEASKLMMEFDVGSLVVVDDEGNVVGFFTKSDIIRRVIVPGLSYDIPVKEIMTKELITVNANTPLGDVLKKMSEHRIKHILIEDEGKIVGIFTLSDLLEASRRRLETAISTE
- a CDS encoding alanyl-tRNA editing protein, which gives rise to MTRKLYYEDAYLKEAKAKVVEIKDNALLLDQTIFYPTGGGQPHDRGTINGVEVLDVYKDEEGNVWHVVKEPEKFKVGDEVELKIDWDYRYKLMRIHTGLHLLEHVLNEVLGEGKWELVGSGMSVEKGRYDIAYPENLNKYKEQIISLFNKYVDEGGEVKIWWEGETRYTQIRDFEVIPCGGTHVKDIKEIGHIKKLKRSSIGRGKQRLEMWLE
- a CDS encoding bifunctional RecB family nuclease/DEAD/DEAH box helicase, which codes for MEFLTIELHPSEVARFFELEECPRFLILLERRKKGELREFMHIIRRKEEENKALTKWGNEFELEILQELSKKFDFPFYGFFKLEEDKTAKRFIQKYYPGNAIEFKDFEGAYEMFRELLNLDRVLIYQAPLAGKIGKFQLKGFSDFIIKDGNTYYILEAKFTKEEKLPHRLQAVMYAMLLRKIVEGNIKLAVITKERFPWPNEFLSFPDDVLEFVDTIEEKLNLEIKWSEPWITARCTTCQFEPLCLSEALEKRSLGLLGIGPADKKVFEEVGIRRIEDLAKLIEFPSNSPTDFSELRINNQNALTEISRRTGLNVPRLVRIAQAVTQERRGIVERMYIPRTGYNLPYDDGKLVKVFLYVQNSPITDTLIGISALIKSRVGERLVTEIVDEPPLDIEKGLIEEREMLERFFKDVIQAIKDLSPTDEVYPHLYFYTRGQREALVDAVRRHRELWWSKPIRALLSLRRAIDWEGFSIIKDELIERHALPFAQGLGIIPVSIQFGYRWKDNESFREILEVLARKDGDALDLRRLYSVTDVDPLSGEYYPALNRDDDEIPFTPFWRALVDERRKDLKNILSQVVKAIAKIEESIPERYKEYVEKPGIPRGELETFDIEDGSLAKVLREYLLLEFHTRKGQLEKYYRLPEEIRAYSEKSAIVRIERIERRVNGDCVIRGKIVLPSENGFKEYSPEEVLVDIDEDSWVCVTPLGAFSNGDPAKIIKRSPLGVVEYLNHENGSIAIKFVRIPPGRFTFGHSTVECRNGRVKISDRKLYIGDYVILDPAIDDIGMSRSYEVLENIDDEEHEIYEFLKNIYEGNINVNPKVKLWKKEHIEEFLSLLDHLNEDQRKFVLDIDHRIVTLQGPPGTGKTSGAIAPAVLARAYSTIKQGKSALFIVTALSHRAVNEALIRTYRLKEELKNIKELKNVELIRGVSGEEAIEPMKRELGGIKVDIRARFTFSKSTLFPTVKILFATPQTVFKLVKNYEADLVVIDEASMMDLPMFLLATKNAKGQVLLVGDHRQMQPIQVHEWELEDRKTIEEHLPFLSALNFIRFLRGELEERELKRFKRILGRNPPKWKVDKEDVLPMHRLRETFRLPQALAELHSELFYSFDGIKLRSRKEPSEEIARALRNAGKNEFLRFILDPDYPVVLIVHDENGSSKVNELEAGIVKEIVEALNGVDVGVVVPYRAQKRLIRSLVNVQVDTVERFQGGERDIIIVSMTSSDPSYLLKVMDFLYDPNRLNVAGSRAREKLILIASRNLFTLSARDLDTFEILRPWKRFYIKMKREGEARKFEREGYNIVAFRWYHRKA